The Oceanotoga teriensis genome has a window encoding:
- the rsxC gene encoding electron transport complex subunit RsxC, with protein sequence MGFLTFRGGVHPSEKKEMSQDQEIKVLKLPDTVYMYTSNHLGAPAKPIVEVGEKVKTGQKIAEASGFISANLHSPLTGEIVSIEKMVNAASGRKDDVIVIKKTSEDDWQLLPHNDDFTKFTSEEIINNIKEAGIVGLGGAMFPSHVKLMIPKGKKAETLIINAAECEPYITIDERMMLEKTDEIIKGIEILLYASGIEKAYIGIEENKSKAIKTMIEKTNGKNIEIKTLKTKYPQGAEKQLINAITSKEVPSGGLPIDIGVIVFNVSTTYAIYDAIINGKPLVERGASLTGEGVKKPGNFLYRIGTKVNELLENVGLIDEENIDRILYGGPMMGIPLPNIELPTFKGNNAITVLTKDILPKREDFPCIRCSSCVSVCPIGLQPYLLKKYSDTRNYDTALENGLMDCIECGSCSFICPSNIELAKSFKTAKKVVRAMKQRRG encoded by the coding sequence ATGGGCTTTCTTACATTCAGAGGTGGAGTACATCCATCTGAAAAGAAAGAAATGTCTCAAGATCAGGAAATAAAAGTTTTAAAATTACCTGATACTGTGTACATGTATACTTCTAATCATTTAGGAGCTCCCGCAAAACCAATAGTGGAGGTAGGTGAAAAAGTAAAAACGGGACAAAAAATAGCGGAAGCGAGTGGTTTTATATCTGCAAATTTACATTCTCCATTAACTGGGGAAATAGTATCGATTGAAAAAATGGTAAATGCAGCCTCAGGAAGAAAAGATGATGTAATAGTTATAAAAAAAACATCAGAAGATGATTGGCAACTATTACCTCACAATGATGATTTTACTAAATTTACAAGTGAAGAAATAATAAACAATATAAAAGAGGCTGGAATTGTAGGACTTGGAGGAGCGATGTTCCCAAGCCATGTAAAACTTATGATACCAAAGGGGAAAAAAGCAGAAACTCTCATAATAAATGCAGCAGAATGTGAACCATACATAACGATTGATGAGAGAATGATGTTGGAAAAAACAGATGAAATAATAAAAGGTATTGAAATACTTTTATATGCATCTGGAATAGAAAAAGCTTATATAGGGATAGAAGAAAACAAATCAAAAGCAATAAAAACTATGATAGAAAAAACAAATGGTAAAAATATAGAAATAAAAACATTAAAAACAAAATATCCACAAGGGGCAGAAAAACAATTAATAAATGCAATAACCTCTAAAGAAGTTCCTTCTGGAGGATTACCAATAGATATTGGAGTTATAGTTTTTAATGTTTCAACGACTTATGCCATTTATGATGCAATAATAAACGGAAAACCTTTAGTAGAAAGAGGTGCTTCTTTAACAGGAGAAGGAGTAAAAAAACCAGGAAATTTTTTGTATAGAATAGGAACAAAAGTAAATGAATTACTTGAAAATGTTGGATTAATTGATGAAGAAAACATAGATAGAATTTTATATGGTGGGCCTATGATGGGAATACCATTACCAAATATAGAGTTACCTACATTTAAAGGAAATAATGCAATAACAGTATTAACAAAAGATATCTTGCCAAAAAGAGAAGATTTTCCATGTATAAGATGTTCTTCATGTGTTAGTGTGTGTCCAATAGGATTACAACCATATTTATTAAAAAAATATTCTGACACAAGAAACTATGATACAGCTTTAGAAAATGGGTTAATGGACTGTATTGAATGTGGAAGTTGTTCATTCATATGTCCTTCTAATATAGAACTTGCAAAATCATTCAAAACAGCAAAAAAAGTTGTAAGAGCAATGAAACAGAGGAGGGGTTGA
- a CDS encoding radical SAM protein — protein MKLSYATAVKMGIKNGRFEFKMPTAYIMIGEKCVYNCYFCSQARESYTDTDYLSRVKWPSIDLEKFEEKFDEKIFRRICIQVVSSLNYERELIPLLEYLKNKKVDVSVSIRPKNLEEIKMLFEKYKIDRIGISVDVANEKLFKKIRGTEYSKYRDLMIRASKDFLHKVTTHVIVGLGETDEDIVKFMLDMKSQSILVSLFAFTPVKGTKLEAYEKPTIERYRKIQNSREIINKYDIQLKDFKFDNQGNLIELPKKDIDLEEAKKTSGCPWCTRPYYNETPGKVQYNIPKVRKNKEV, from the coding sequence TTGAAATTATCATATGCAACAGCCGTTAAAATGGGAATCAAAAATGGAAGATTTGAATTTAAAATGCCTACCGCATATATAATGATAGGAGAAAAATGTGTATATAATTGTTATTTTTGTTCTCAAGCAAGAGAATCTTATACAGATACAGACTATTTATCAAGGGTTAAATGGCCTTCTATAGATTTAGAAAAATTCGAAGAAAAATTTGATGAAAAAATATTTAGAAGAATATGTATACAAGTAGTTTCATCTTTAAACTATGAAAGAGAATTAATACCATTGTTAGAATATTTAAAAAATAAGAAAGTTGATGTATCTGTTTCAATAAGACCAAAAAATTTAGAAGAAATAAAAATGTTATTTGAAAAATATAAAATAGATAGAATAGGTATATCAGTTGATGTTGCAAATGAAAAATTATTTAAAAAAATTAGAGGTACAGAATATTCTAAATATAGGGATTTAATGATAAGAGCATCTAAAGATTTTTTACATAAAGTTACCACTCATGTAATCGTTGGATTAGGTGAAACTGATGAAGATATAGTAAAATTTATGTTGGATATGAAATCACAAAGTATACTTGTAAGTTTATTTGCATTTACACCTGTAAAAGGTACAAAATTAGAGGCATATGAAAAGCCAACAATTGAAAGATATAGAAAAATACAAAATTCAAGAGAAATAATAAACAAATATGATATACAATTAAAAGATTTTAAGTTTGACAATCAAGGAAATTTAATAGAGCTTCCAAAAAAAGATATAGATTTAGAAGAAGCTAAAAAGACTTCAGGGTGTCCATGGTGTACGAGACCTTATTACAATGAAACACCTGGGAAAGTACAATATAATATTCCTAAAGTCAGAAAAAACAAGGAGGTTTAA
- a CDS encoding DUF4899 domain-containing protein, producing the protein MDFYAIKFFATSALTGETFIGYIFGKKRQEPEFNIATLSKRKLKEYEIPDTTQEYVKFKSDIDILTYQITRDKNLAPINKQFNAYFYTTLKKYGLEIISTKFFLGVQDADPFVIKAIIQDILFDWGGETEVKLVAQSYNYEDLTWLQAAKKEGSSGVYEYLNRADVLTAQEIFPVIDPLDGFPVIRLDVGDPLLAIEIDEKNETRETIPGNLISKELIPGTNYIFLKIDLENGKIGKTVIQKNLKITIDKAKLENARQKRESMMNDEDKNKVIGDVAKDFKNNREDMPSKLSSFDAILIVSFSIIGILTIILIGIWLGAF; encoded by the coding sequence ATGGATTTTTATGCTATTAAATTTTTTGCTACATCAGCATTAACAGGTGAAACTTTTATAGGATATATTTTTGGTAAAAAGAGACAAGAACCAGAATTTAATATTGCTACTCTTTCTAAAAGAAAATTAAAAGAATATGAAATTCCTGATACAACTCAGGAATATGTCAAATTTAAATCTGATATAGATATATTAACTTATCAGATAACAAGAGATAAAAATTTAGCTCCAATAAACAAACAATTCAACGCATATTTTTATACAACACTAAAAAAATACGGTTTAGAAATAATATCTACCAAATTCTTTCTTGGTGTCCAAGATGCCGACCCATTCGTAATAAAGGCTATAATACAAGATATACTATTTGATTGGGGAGGAGAAACAGAAGTAAAATTAGTCGCACAGAGTTATAATTATGAAGATCTAACGTGGCTTCAAGCAGCAAAAAAAGAAGGAAGTTCAGGAGTATATGAATATTTAAATAGAGCAGATGTTTTAACTGCTCAAGAAATATTTCCTGTTATAGATCCTTTGGATGGATTCCCTGTGATAAGACTGGATGTTGGTGATCCATTATTGGCAATAGAAATAGATGAAAAAAATGAAACAAGAGAAACAATACCTGGAAACCTTATATCAAAAGAATTAATACCAGGAACGAACTACATATTTTTGAAAATAGATCTTGAAAACGGAAAAATTGGAAAAACTGTAATACAAAAAAATTTAAAAATAACTATAGATAAAGCTAAACTTGAAAATGCGAGACAAAAAAGAGAATCAATGATGAATGATGAAGACAAAAATAAAGTAATAGGAGATGTAGCAAAAGATTTTAAAAATAATAGAGAAGATATGCCGAGTAAATTATCATCTTTTGATGCCATCCTAATAGTGAGTTTCTCAATAATAGGAATACTCACAATAATATTGATAGGGATTTGGCTCGGAGCATTCTAA